Proteins from a genomic interval of Rubinisphaera italica:
- a CDS encoding RICIN domain-containing protein produces the protein MITRLCGREGFALKHSSLIGIPVITCLFYLMMQTALDAAPPSAIYRIESVATGRLLRIRTGRDNVLYAVDNNREDFPNDKTTQFTIEAYPDGSYRIRSVATGKLIYTDAKDNLLSTRTNAGDQSAKVTFEPAGTRRYRIKFASNGQFWHEDGLGDRQISTRWGARDEYTVFRLMAANSTPTNPIPANLLDSSGGMIGGAVAPVTARRPVDANSNIRFPTIIPYVNSDDSLDVAWTSATGETILSSFSGGQWKNGNHIKISNALPILAGFTKDSQGNRYLMTGTGEKVVASMNPNARRKNILNILKLPPGSQSPQLFVDLNQESYYRKWGIYNPLLVSPSDGRFSVRSQLVHGNGVLTASFAHNIPGADGYVHDTMCILAVNTAGQSVFREGGGMHCGDLQTIYDGRDFVQAQAHERGIVLSKLSPGSNGQMSWSDHKLVFKNDHHELLLGGLVQTPSGYLVVFSHPNFGVNPENGLPVWFVSIPKNFESLPNWRWPNKTEVYSDEVRSFKLAMPPQNPGRRDSYERPRVAPIGNQRYAVLWEYLINGEYQNTYSIIVDQYGQALSNVQLISDSRIHNSNNAFQFPASGKVGWISGDATSASLILHTLDQNLNSAKYSLSVQ, from the coding sequence ATGATAACAAGATTATGTGGTCGTGAAGGGTTTGCCCTTAAACATTCCAGCCTGATTGGGATTCCTGTAATTACATGTCTGTTTTACCTGATGATGCAGACCGCACTTGACGCAGCTCCACCGAGTGCAATCTATCGTATCGAATCTGTCGCGACCGGACGATTGCTGCGAATTCGAACTGGCCGTGACAATGTTCTTTATGCAGTGGATAACAACCGCGAAGACTTCCCGAATGATAAAACCACTCAATTTACTATCGAAGCTTACCCCGATGGCTCCTATCGCATTCGTTCAGTTGCTACCGGAAAATTGATTTACACAGACGCTAAAGACAATCTGCTCTCCACTAGAACGAATGCAGGAGACCAGAGTGCGAAGGTGACTTTCGAACCAGCGGGAACGCGACGGTATCGAATCAAATTCGCGTCCAATGGACAATTCTGGCATGAGGATGGACTGGGAGATCGTCAAATCTCAACTCGCTGGGGAGCCAGGGACGAGTATACCGTGTTTCGATTAATGGCAGCCAACAGTACGCCGACGAATCCCATTCCAGCAAATTTACTGGATTCCTCAGGAGGCATGATCGGTGGAGCTGTCGCTCCTGTGACTGCACGACGCCCGGTTGATGCCAATTCCAATATTCGTTTTCCGACAATCATTCCTTACGTCAATTCAGACGACAGTCTCGATGTCGCCTGGACATCAGCCACAGGTGAGACCATTCTTTCGAGCTTTTCCGGGGGACAATGGAAGAATGGAAACCACATCAAAATCTCCAATGCGTTGCCCATACTCGCCGGATTCACTAAGGATTCACAAGGAAACCGTTACTTGATGACAGGGACTGGTGAGAAAGTCGTTGCCTCAATGAATCCTAATGCCAGGCGCAAAAACATTCTCAACATTCTGAAGCTTCCTCCAGGCAGCCAGTCGCCACAATTATTCGTCGATCTTAATCAGGAATCATACTATCGAAAATGGGGGATCTATAATCCGTTATTAGTTTCTCCATCGGATGGTCGATTCAGTGTTCGCTCTCAGCTGGTACATGGTAATGGAGTCCTCACAGCCTCGTTTGCTCATAATATTCCCGGAGCCGATGGCTATGTGCACGATACCATGTGCATTCTCGCCGTGAATACAGCTGGACAAAGCGTTTTTCGCGAAGGGGGGGGAATGCACTGCGGAGATTTACAGACCATTTATGATGGTCGGGATTTTGTGCAGGCACAAGCCCATGAAAGAGGGATCGTTCTTTCAAAACTCTCGCCTGGCAGCAATGGTCAAATGTCTTGGAGTGATCACAAGCTGGTCTTCAAAAATGATCATCACGAATTACTGCTGGGCGGATTAGTTCAGACCCCTTCTGGGTATCTGGTGGTCTTCTCGCATCCGAATTTTGGCGTGAATCCCGAGAACGGATTACCAGTCTGGTTTGTCAGCATACCTAAGAATTTTGAATCACTGCCCAACTGGCGATGGCCAAACAAGACGGAAGTTTACAGTGATGAAGTGCGCTCATTTAAGCTTGCGATGCCCCCGCAGAACCCTGGTCGCCGGGACAGTTACGAACGGCCTCGAGTCGCCCCTATAGGAAATCAGAGATATGCTGTGCTCTGGGAGTATCTTATCAATGGAGAGTACCAGAACACCTATTCCATTATCGTCGATCAATACGGTCAAGCCTTGAGTAATGTTCAGCTAATTTCTGACTCCAGAATTCACAACAGCAATAACGCATTTCAATTCCCTGCCAGTGGCAAAGTGGGATGGATTTCCGGAGATGCCACCTCTGCGAGTCTGATACTGCATACCCTTGATCAGAATTTAAACTCTGCAAAATATTCATTATCCGTTCAATAA